In Odocoileus virginianus isolate 20LAN1187 ecotype Illinois chromosome 5, Ovbor_1.2, whole genome shotgun sequence, a single window of DNA contains:
- the BCL9 gene encoding B-cell CLL/lymphoma 9 protein isoform X4, with amino-acid sequence MHSSNPKVRNSPSGNTQSSPKSKQEVMVRPPTVMSPSGNPQLDSKFSNQECNSADHIKSQDSQHTPHSMTPSNATVPRSSTPSHGQTTAPEPTPAQKTPAKVVYVFSTEMANKAAEAVLKGQVETIVSFHIQNISNSKTERSTAPLNTQISALRNDPKPLPQQPPAPANQDQNSSQNTRLQPTPPIPAPAPKPAAPPRPLDRDSPGVENKLIPSVGSPAGSTPLPPDSTGPNSTPNNRAVTPVSQGSNSSSADPKAPPPPPVSSGEPPTLGENPDGLSQEQLEHRERSLQTLRDIQRMLFPDEKEFPGGQSGGPQQNTGVLDGPQKKPEGPIQAMMVQSQSLGKGPGPRTDVGAPFGPQGHRDVPFSPDEMVPPSMNSQSGPIGPDHLDHMTPEQIAWLKLQQEFYEEKRRKQEQVAVQQCSLQDMMVHQHGPRAVVRGPPPPYQMTPGEAWGPGGAEPFADGINMPHSLPPRAMAPHPNMPGSQMRLPGFAGMMNSEMEGPNVPNPASRPGLSAVSWPDDVPKIPDGRNFPPGQGVFSGPGRGERFPNPQGLSEEMFQQQLAEKQLGLPPGMSVEGIRPGMEMNRMIPGSQRHVEPGNNPIFPRIPVEGPLSPSRGDFPKGMPPQLGPGRELEFGMVPSGMKGDVSLNVSMGSNSQMIPQKMREAGAGPEEMLKLRAAGADMLPAQQKMVPLPFGEHPQQEYGMGPRPFLPMSQGPGSNSGLRNLREPMGPDQRTNSRLSHMPPLPLNPSNNPTSLNTAPPVQRGLGRKPVEISVAGSQVHSPGINPLKSPTMRQVQSPMLGSPSGNLKSPQTPSQLAGMLAGPAAAASIKSPPVLGSAAASPVHLKSPSLPAPSPGWTSSPKPPLQSPGIPPNHKAPLTMASPAMLASVESGGPPPPTASQSASVSIPGSLPSSTPYTMPPEPTLSQNPLSIMMSRMSKFAMPSSTPLYHDAIKTVASSDDDSPPARSPNLPSMNNMPGMGINTQNPRISGPNPVVPMPTLSPMGMTQPLSHSNQMPSPNAMGPNIPPHGVPMGPGLMSHNPIMGHGSQEPPMVPQGRMGFPQGFPPVQSPPQQVPFPHNGPSGGQGNFPGGMGFPGEGPLGRPSNLPQSSADAALCKPGGPGGPDSFAVLGNSMPSVFTDPDLQEVIRPGATGIPEFDLSRIIPSEKPSQTLQYFPRGEVPGRKQPQGPGPGFSHMQGMMGEQAPRMGLALPGMGGPGPVGTPDIPLGTAPSMPGHNPMRPPAFLQQGMMGPHHRMMSPAQSTMPGQPTLMSNPAAAVGMIPGKDRGPAGLYTHPGPVGSPGMMMSMQGMMGPQQNIMIPPQMRPRGMAADVGMGGFSQGPGNPGNMMF; translated from the exons ATGCATTCCAGTAACCCTAAAGTGAGGAACTCTCCGTCAGGAAACACACAGAG TAGCCCTAAGTCAAAGCAGGAGGTGATGGTCCGTCCCCCTACAGTGATGTCCCCATCTGGAAACCCCCAGCTGGATTCCAAATTCTCCAATCAGG aatgtaATTCTGCCGACCACATAAAGTCCCAGGATTCCCAACACACACCACACTCAATGACCCCATCAAATGCTACAGTCCCCAGGTCTTCCACCCCCTCCCATGGCCAGACTACTGCCCCAGAGCCCACACCTGCTCAGAAGACTCCTGCCAAAGTGGTGTATGTGTTTTCTACTGAGATGGCTAATAA GGCTGCAGAAGCTGTGTTAAAGGGCCAGGTTGAAACTATCGTCTCTTTCCACATCCAGAACATCTCTAACAGCAAGACAGAGAGAAGCACAGCCCCTCTG AACACACAGATATCTGCCCTTCGAAATGATCCGAAACCTCTCCCACAACAGCCCCCAGCTCCAGCCAACCAGGACCAGAATTCTTCCCAGAACACCAGGCTGCAGCCAACTCCCCCCATTCCGGCACCAGCACCCAAGCCTGCCGCCCCCCCACGTCCCCTGGACCGAGACAGTCCTGGGGTAGAAAACAAACTGATCCCTTCTGTCGGCAGCCCTGCCGGCTCCACTCCACTGCCCCCAGACAGTACCGGGCCAAACTCAACGCCCAACAATCGAGCCGTGACCCCTGTCTCCCAGGGGAGCAATAGCTCTTCAGCAGATCCCAAAGCCCCCCCGCCTCCACCAGTGTCCAGTGGCGAGCCCCCCACACTGGGGGAGAACCCTGATGGACTCTCTCAGGAGCAGCTGGAGCACCGGGAGCGCTCCTTACAAACGCTCAGAGATATCCAGCGAATGCTTTTCCCCGATGAGAAGGAATTCCCAGGAGGACAGAGTGGGGGACCCCAGCAGAACACTGGGGTATTAGATGGACCTCAGAAAAAACCAGAAGGGCCTATACAGGCCATGATGGTTCAATCCCAAAGCCTAGGTAAGGGACCTGGGCCCCGGACAGACGTGGGGGCTCCGTTTGGCCCTCAAGGACACAGAGATGTGCCCTTTTCTCCAGATGAAATGGTTCCACCCTCCATGAACTCCCAGTCTGGGCCCATTGGACCCGACCACCTGGATCACATGACCCCTGAGCAGATAGCATGGCTGAAACTGCAGCAGGAGTTCTacgaagagaagaggaggaagcaggagcAGGTGGCTGTGCAGCAGTGCTCCCTCCAGGACATGATGGTCCATCAGCACGGGCCGCGGGCGGTGGTCCGCGGGCCGCCCCCTCCATACCAGATGACCCCTGGCgaggcctgggggcctgggggcgCAGAGCCCTTTGCCGACGGGATCAACATGCCGCATTCTCTGCCCCCGAGAGCCATGGCTCCCCACCCCAACATGCCAGGGAGCCAAATGCGCCTCCCTGGATTTGCGGGAATGATGAATTCTGAGATGGAGGGGCCCAATGTCCCCAACCCGGCATCGCGACCAGGCCTTTCTGCAGTCAGCTGGCCAGACGATGTGCCAAAAATCCCAGACGGTCGAAACTTCCCGCCTGGCCAGGGCGTCTTCAGTGGTCCTGGCCGAGGGGAGCGCTTCCCAAACCCCCAAGGATTGTCTGAAGAGATGTTTCAACAACAGCTGGCAGAGAAGCAGCTGGGACTGCCCCCGGGGATGAGCGTGGAAGGCATCAGGCCCGGAATGGAGATGAACAGGATGATCCCAGGCTCCCAGCGCCACGTGGAGCCAGGGAATAACCCCATCTTCCCGCGAATACCAGTGGAGGGCCCACTGAGCCCTTCCAGGGGTGACTTTCCGAAAGGAATGCCCCCGCAGCTGGGCCCAGGCCGGGAACTTGAGTTTGGGATGGTTCCCAGTGGGATGAAGGGAGATGTCAGTCTAAATGTCAGCATGGGATCCAACTCTCAGATGATACCTCAGAAGATGAGAGAGGCTGGGGCGGGGCCCGAGGAAATGCTGAAGCTCCGTGCGGCTGGCGCAGACATGCTGCCTGCTCAGCAGAAGATGGTGCCCCTGCCGTTCGGCGAGCACCCGCAGCAAGAGTATGGCATGGGCCCCAGGCCGTTCCTCCCCATGTCTCAGGGTCCAGGCAGCAACAGTGGCTTGCGGAATCTCAGAGAACCCATGGGGCCCGACCAAAGGACTAACAGCCGGCTCAGTCATATGCCACCACTACCTCTCAACCCTTCCAATAACCCCACTAGCCTCAACACAGCTCCTCCCGTTCAGCGCGGCCTGGGGCGGAAGCCCGTGGAGATATCTGTGGCAGGCAGCCAGGTGCATTCCCCAGGCATCAACCCTCTGAAATCCCCCACGATGCGCCAAGTCCAGTCACCAATGCTGGGCTCACCCTCGGGGAACCTCAAGTCCCCCCAGACTCCATCGCAGCTGGCAGGCATGCTGGCGGGCCCAGCTGCCGCTGCTTCCATTAAGTCCCCGCCCGTCTTGGGGTCTGCTGCTGCTTCGCCTGTTCACCTCAAGTCTCCATCACTTCCCGCCCCATCACCTGGATGGACCTCGTCTCCAAAACCTCCCCTTCAGAGTCCTGGGATCCCTCCAAACCACAAAGCACCCCTCACCATGGCCTCCCCTGCCATGCTGGCAAGTGTAGAGTCAG GTGGCCCCCCACCTCCTACAGCCAGCCAGTCTGCCTCTGTGAGTATCCCGGGAAGTCTTCCCTCTAGTACACCTTACACCATGCCTCCAGAGCCGACCCTTTCCCAGAACCCACTGTCTATTATGATGTCTCGAATGTCCAAGTTTGCAATGCCCAGTTCTACCCCGTTATACCACGACGCCATCAAGACTGTGGCCAGCTCAGATGATGACTCCCCTCCAGCTCGTTCTCCCAACTTGCCATCAATGAATAATATGCCAG gaatgGGCATTAATACACAGAATCCTCGAATTTCAGGTCCAAACCCCGTGGTTCCAATGCCAACCCTCAGCCCAATGGGAATGACCCAGCCACTTTCTCACTCCAATCAGATGCCCTCTCCGAACGCCATGGGACCCAACATACCTCCTCATGGAGTCCCAATGGGGCCTGGTTTGATGTCACACAATCCTATCATGGGGCATGGGTCCCAGGAGCCTCCAATGGTACCTCAAGGACGCATGGGTTTTCCCCAGGGTTTCCCTCCAGTTCAGTCTCCTCCACAGCAGGTTCCGTTTCCTCACAATGGCCCCAGTGGGGGGCAGGGCAACTTCCCAGgagggatgggcttcccaggagaaggGCCTCTTGGCCGCCCCAGCAACCTGCCCCAAAGTTCAGCAGATGCAGCACTTTGCAAGCCTGGAGGCCCGGGAGGTCCTGACTCCTTCGCTGTCCTGGGAAACAGCATGCCTTCAGTGTTTACAGACCCAGATCTACAGGAGGTCATCCGACCTGGAGCCACCGGAATACCTGAGTTTGACCTGTCTCGCATTATCCCATCTGAGAAGCCTAGCCAGACACTGCAATATTTCCCTCGAGGGGAAGTCCCAGGCCGTAAACAGCCCCAGGGTCCTGGACCTGGGTTTTCGCACATGCAGGGGATGATGGGAGAACAAGCCCCCAGAATGGGACTAGCATTACCTGGCATGGGAGGTCCGGGGCCCGTGGGAACTCCAGACATCCCTCTTGGGACAGCTCCGTCCATGCCAGGCCACAACCCTATGAGACCACCAGCCTTTCTCCAGCAAGGCATGATGGGACCTCACCATCGGATGATGTCACCAGCACAATCTACAATGCCCGGCCAGCCCACCCTGATGAGCAATCCCGCTGCTGCCGTGGGCATGATTCCTGGCAAGGATCGGGGGCCTGCCGGGCTCTACACTCACCCTGGGCCTGTGGGCTCTCCAGGCATGATGATGTCCATGCAGGGCATGATGGGACCCCAACAGAACATCATGATCCCCCCACAGATGAGGCCCCGGGGCATGGCCGCTGACGTGGGCATGGGTGGATTCAGCCAAGGACCTGGCAACCCAGGAAACATgatgttttaa
- the BCL9 gene encoding B-cell CLL/lymphoma 9 protein isoform X2, with translation MHSSNPKVRNSPSGNTQSPKSKQEVMVRPPTVMSPSGNPQLDSKFSNQGKQGGSASQSQPSPCDSKSGGHTPKALPGPGGSMGLKNGAGNGAKGKGKRERSISADSFDQRDPGTPNDDSDMKECNSADHIKSQDSQHTPHSMTPSNATVPRSSTPSHGQTTAPEPTPAQKTPAKVVYVFSTEMANKAAEAVLKGQVETIVSFHIQNISNSKTERSTAPLNTQISALRNDPKPLPQQPPAPANQDQNSSQNTRLQPTPPIPAPAPKPAAPPRPLDRDSPGVENKLIPSVGSPAGSTPLPPDSTGPNSTPNNRAVTPVSQGSNSSSADPKAPPPPPVSSGEPPTLGENPDGLSQEQLEHRERSLQTLRDIQRMLFPDEKEFPGGQSGGPQQNTGVLDGPQKKPEGPIQAMMVQSQSLGKGPGPRTDVGAPFGPQGHRDVPFSPDEMVPPSMNSQSGPIGPDHLDHMTPEQIAWLKLQQEFYEEKRRKQEQVAVQQCSLQDMMVHQHGPRAVVRGPPPPYQMTPGEAWGPGGAEPFADGINMPHSLPPRAMAPHPNMPGSQMRLPGFAGMMNSEMEGPNVPNPASRPGLSAVSWPDDVPKIPDGRNFPPGQGVFSGPGRGERFPNPQGLSEEMFQQQLAEKQLGLPPGMSVEGIRPGMEMNRMIPGSQRHVEPGNNPIFPRIPVEGPLSPSRGDFPKGMPPQLGPGRELEFGMVPSGMKGDVSLNVSMGSNSQMIPQKMREAGAGPEEMLKLRAAGADMLPAQQKMVPLPFGEHPQQEYGMGPRPFLPMSQGPGSNSGLRNLREPMGPDQRTNSRLSHMPPLPLNPSNNPTSLNTAPPVQRGLGRKPVEISVAGSQVHSPGINPLKSPTMRQVQSPMLGSPSGNLKSPQTPSQLAGMLAGPAAAASIKSPPVLGSAAASPVHLKSPSLPAPSPGWTSSPKPPLQSPGIPPNHKAPLTMASPAMLASVESGGPPPPTASQSASVSIPGSLPSSTPYTMPPEPTLSQNPLSIMMSRMSKFAMPSSTPLYHDAIKTVASSDDDSPPARSPNLPSMNNMPGMGINTQNPRISGPNPVVPMPTLSPMGMTQPLSHSNQMPSPNAMGPNIPPHGVPMGPGLMSHNPIMGHGSQEPPMVPQGRMGFPQGFPPVQSPPQQVPFPHNGPSGGQGNFPGGMGFPGEGPLGRPSNLPQSSADAALCKPGGPGGPDSFAVLGNSMPSVFTDPDLQEVIRPGATGIPEFDLSRIIPSEKPSQTLQYFPRGEVPGRKQPQGPGPGFSHMQGMMGEQAPRMGLALPGMGGPGPVGTPDIPLGTAPSMPGHNPMRPPAFLQQGMMGPHHRMMSPAQSTMPGQPTLMSNPAAAVGMIPGKDRGPAGLYTHPGPVGSPGMMMSMQGMMGPQQNIMIPPQMRPRGMAADVGMGGFSQGPGNPGNMMF, from the exons ATGCATTCCAGTAACCCTAAAGTGAGGAACTCTCCGTCAGGAAACACACAGAG CCCTAAGTCAAAGCAGGAGGTGATGGTCCGTCCCCCTACAGTGATGTCCCCATCTGGAAACCCCCAGCTGGATTCCAAATTCTCCAATCAGGGTAAACAGGGGGGCTCAGCCAGCCAATCCCAGCCATCCCCCTGTGACTCCAAGAGTGGGGGCCATACCCCTAAAGCACTCCCTGGCCCAGGTGGGAGCATGGGGCTGAAGAATGGGGCTGGAAATGGTGCCAAGGGCAAGGGGAAAAGGGAGCGAAGTATTTCCGCCGACTCCTTTGATCAGAGAGATCCTGGGACTCCAAACGATGACTCTGACATGAAAG aatgtaATTCTGCCGACCACATAAAGTCCCAGGATTCCCAACACACACCACACTCAATGACCCCATCAAATGCTACAGTCCCCAGGTCTTCCACCCCCTCCCATGGCCAGACTACTGCCCCAGAGCCCACACCTGCTCAGAAGACTCCTGCCAAAGTGGTGTATGTGTTTTCTACTGAGATGGCTAATAA GGCTGCAGAAGCTGTGTTAAAGGGCCAGGTTGAAACTATCGTCTCTTTCCACATCCAGAACATCTCTAACAGCAAGACAGAGAGAAGCACAGCCCCTCTG AACACACAGATATCTGCCCTTCGAAATGATCCGAAACCTCTCCCACAACAGCCCCCAGCTCCAGCCAACCAGGACCAGAATTCTTCCCAGAACACCAGGCTGCAGCCAACTCCCCCCATTCCGGCACCAGCACCCAAGCCTGCCGCCCCCCCACGTCCCCTGGACCGAGACAGTCCTGGGGTAGAAAACAAACTGATCCCTTCTGTCGGCAGCCCTGCCGGCTCCACTCCACTGCCCCCAGACAGTACCGGGCCAAACTCAACGCCCAACAATCGAGCCGTGACCCCTGTCTCCCAGGGGAGCAATAGCTCTTCAGCAGATCCCAAAGCCCCCCCGCCTCCACCAGTGTCCAGTGGCGAGCCCCCCACACTGGGGGAGAACCCTGATGGACTCTCTCAGGAGCAGCTGGAGCACCGGGAGCGCTCCTTACAAACGCTCAGAGATATCCAGCGAATGCTTTTCCCCGATGAGAAGGAATTCCCAGGAGGACAGAGTGGGGGACCCCAGCAGAACACTGGGGTATTAGATGGACCTCAGAAAAAACCAGAAGGGCCTATACAGGCCATGATGGTTCAATCCCAAAGCCTAGGTAAGGGACCTGGGCCCCGGACAGACGTGGGGGCTCCGTTTGGCCCTCAAGGACACAGAGATGTGCCCTTTTCTCCAGATGAAATGGTTCCACCCTCCATGAACTCCCAGTCTGGGCCCATTGGACCCGACCACCTGGATCACATGACCCCTGAGCAGATAGCATGGCTGAAACTGCAGCAGGAGTTCTacgaagagaagaggaggaagcaggagcAGGTGGCTGTGCAGCAGTGCTCCCTCCAGGACATGATGGTCCATCAGCACGGGCCGCGGGCGGTGGTCCGCGGGCCGCCCCCTCCATACCAGATGACCCCTGGCgaggcctgggggcctgggggcgCAGAGCCCTTTGCCGACGGGATCAACATGCCGCATTCTCTGCCCCCGAGAGCCATGGCTCCCCACCCCAACATGCCAGGGAGCCAAATGCGCCTCCCTGGATTTGCGGGAATGATGAATTCTGAGATGGAGGGGCCCAATGTCCCCAACCCGGCATCGCGACCAGGCCTTTCTGCAGTCAGCTGGCCAGACGATGTGCCAAAAATCCCAGACGGTCGAAACTTCCCGCCTGGCCAGGGCGTCTTCAGTGGTCCTGGCCGAGGGGAGCGCTTCCCAAACCCCCAAGGATTGTCTGAAGAGATGTTTCAACAACAGCTGGCAGAGAAGCAGCTGGGACTGCCCCCGGGGATGAGCGTGGAAGGCATCAGGCCCGGAATGGAGATGAACAGGATGATCCCAGGCTCCCAGCGCCACGTGGAGCCAGGGAATAACCCCATCTTCCCGCGAATACCAGTGGAGGGCCCACTGAGCCCTTCCAGGGGTGACTTTCCGAAAGGAATGCCCCCGCAGCTGGGCCCAGGCCGGGAACTTGAGTTTGGGATGGTTCCCAGTGGGATGAAGGGAGATGTCAGTCTAAATGTCAGCATGGGATCCAACTCTCAGATGATACCTCAGAAGATGAGAGAGGCTGGGGCGGGGCCCGAGGAAATGCTGAAGCTCCGTGCGGCTGGCGCAGACATGCTGCCTGCTCAGCAGAAGATGGTGCCCCTGCCGTTCGGCGAGCACCCGCAGCAAGAGTATGGCATGGGCCCCAGGCCGTTCCTCCCCATGTCTCAGGGTCCAGGCAGCAACAGTGGCTTGCGGAATCTCAGAGAACCCATGGGGCCCGACCAAAGGACTAACAGCCGGCTCAGTCATATGCCACCACTACCTCTCAACCCTTCCAATAACCCCACTAGCCTCAACACAGCTCCTCCCGTTCAGCGCGGCCTGGGGCGGAAGCCCGTGGAGATATCTGTGGCAGGCAGCCAGGTGCATTCCCCAGGCATCAACCCTCTGAAATCCCCCACGATGCGCCAAGTCCAGTCACCAATGCTGGGCTCACCCTCGGGGAACCTCAAGTCCCCCCAGACTCCATCGCAGCTGGCAGGCATGCTGGCGGGCCCAGCTGCCGCTGCTTCCATTAAGTCCCCGCCCGTCTTGGGGTCTGCTGCTGCTTCGCCTGTTCACCTCAAGTCTCCATCACTTCCCGCCCCATCACCTGGATGGACCTCGTCTCCAAAACCTCCCCTTCAGAGTCCTGGGATCCCTCCAAACCACAAAGCACCCCTCACCATGGCCTCCCCTGCCATGCTGGCAAGTGTAGAGTCAG GTGGCCCCCCACCTCCTACAGCCAGCCAGTCTGCCTCTGTGAGTATCCCGGGAAGTCTTCCCTCTAGTACACCTTACACCATGCCTCCAGAGCCGACCCTTTCCCAGAACCCACTGTCTATTATGATGTCTCGAATGTCCAAGTTTGCAATGCCCAGTTCTACCCCGTTATACCACGACGCCATCAAGACTGTGGCCAGCTCAGATGATGACTCCCCTCCAGCTCGTTCTCCCAACTTGCCATCAATGAATAATATGCCAG gaatgGGCATTAATACACAGAATCCTCGAATTTCAGGTCCAAACCCCGTGGTTCCAATGCCAACCCTCAGCCCAATGGGAATGACCCAGCCACTTTCTCACTCCAATCAGATGCCCTCTCCGAACGCCATGGGACCCAACATACCTCCTCATGGAGTCCCAATGGGGCCTGGTTTGATGTCACACAATCCTATCATGGGGCATGGGTCCCAGGAGCCTCCAATGGTACCTCAAGGACGCATGGGTTTTCCCCAGGGTTTCCCTCCAGTTCAGTCTCCTCCACAGCAGGTTCCGTTTCCTCACAATGGCCCCAGTGGGGGGCAGGGCAACTTCCCAGgagggatgggcttcccaggagaaggGCCTCTTGGCCGCCCCAGCAACCTGCCCCAAAGTTCAGCAGATGCAGCACTTTGCAAGCCTGGAGGCCCGGGAGGTCCTGACTCCTTCGCTGTCCTGGGAAACAGCATGCCTTCAGTGTTTACAGACCCAGATCTACAGGAGGTCATCCGACCTGGAGCCACCGGAATACCTGAGTTTGACCTGTCTCGCATTATCCCATCTGAGAAGCCTAGCCAGACACTGCAATATTTCCCTCGAGGGGAAGTCCCAGGCCGTAAACAGCCCCAGGGTCCTGGACCTGGGTTTTCGCACATGCAGGGGATGATGGGAGAACAAGCCCCCAGAATGGGACTAGCATTACCTGGCATGGGAGGTCCGGGGCCCGTGGGAACTCCAGACATCCCTCTTGGGACAGCTCCGTCCATGCCAGGCCACAACCCTATGAGACCACCAGCCTTTCTCCAGCAAGGCATGATGGGACCTCACCATCGGATGATGTCACCAGCACAATCTACAATGCCCGGCCAGCCCACCCTGATGAGCAATCCCGCTGCTGCCGTGGGCATGATTCCTGGCAAGGATCGGGGGCCTGCCGGGCTCTACACTCACCCTGGGCCTGTGGGCTCTCCAGGCATGATGATGTCCATGCAGGGCATGATGGGACCCCAACAGAACATCATGATCCCCCCACAGATGAGGCCCCGGGGCATGGCCGCTGACGTGGGCATGGGTGGATTCAGCCAAGGACCTGGCAACCCAGGAAACATgatgttttaa